The Methanosphaera stadtmanae DSM 3091 genome includes a window with the following:
- a CDS encoding glycosyltransferase: MALFSKISDIIQKKPKEIPLISIIIPVYNTTKDDIKEAFDSLLNQTIGFEKLEIIFVNDKSTKTSGVDLIKEYKNKYSNVLLFNNKQKKYDGPTRNNGLKHATGKYVMFLDDDDKYLSNACEFLYNIIEAEDVDVVNGNYIDTYTNKKVNWENQNIIHYKTKIRTIDENPNLLGISPYLCTKIYRRSFLIENNLEFEEGLKISSDKIFNFKILFKANGIIFVNEPIVIYNRDTTNGFSKSLDYSYDKLKILIKVYTYCYELFKKELPEACHILLDDVNYITKYVLNTTLDRDEFKNFVEDLHVFFKEYVSNNKTRKNHKYHKIIKHIANNDYTNAYYEYIDFRNEKLIFKTNPIEKPRKDIYSKDFDDILVSVIIPVYNGERYLNSCLNSIHDQSLKNMEIICIDDNSTDNSLNILKQHSKIDKRMRVIHIKENHGVSATRNIGIKYAKGKYLTFVDCDDWLDSMALDTATKISQENNLDIFFFNRTLYTKKESKIENKNDTIYDYLKEYENKLIKNTNIDLSVLFKNYSSATGKLYLTSFIKNNSIRFNPRRTYCDNLFSIITFLKAKNVKITVNSYYNQRIHEKTYDACRDNTMCDNISMLKDMLNIFRQVTPLYEAYHEKFYNYMMDILRKTLYKIDSQYMLEYFKSTQEFIGECIGKNHLDKDIIQSLNKNNLLYYTYIKESIDKPDKSRITIPISIVIYARNMLEKEIFEVIHNIAEQTFEFPLLRLVFIDNNSKITDTMNIKKYSKIFPNIEYIRTNRDYDETQLYNIIPNYITTPYVMFLNPELFYVNTAIKNMFRSIRKDNMNMISGIVEKSDTIYNTLLWTKLFKTKYLDDNVNFYEDKNHMINVEYNINDKKGIINTNIPIIKSE, from the coding sequence ATGGCATTATTTTCTAAAATAAGTGACATTATTCAGAAAAAACCTAAAGAAATACCTTTAATTTCAATTATAATACCTGTATATAATACTACAAAAGATGATATTAAAGAAGCATTTGATTCTTTATTAAATCAAACAATAGGTTTTGAAAAACTAGAAATTATATTTGTAAATGATAAGTCAACAAAAACAAGTGGTGTTGATTTAATTAAAGAATATAAAAATAAATATTCTAATGTATTATTATTTAATAATAAACAAAAAAAATATGATGGTCCAACACGTAATAACGGTCTAAAACATGCAACTGGTAAGTATGTGATGTTTTTAGATGATGATGATAAATATCTTAGTAATGCTTGTGAATTTCTATACAATATAATTGAAGCAGAAGATGTGGATGTTGTTAATGGTAATTACATTGACACATACACAAATAAAAAAGTTAACTGGGAAAACCAAAATATAATTCATTATAAAACAAAGATTAGAACCATAGATGAAAATCCTAATCTTCTAGGAATTTCTCCATACCTCTGTACTAAAATATATAGAAGAAGTTTTCTTATTGAAAATAATTTGGAATTTGAAGAAGGTTTAAAAATAAGTTCTGATAAAATATTTAATTTCAAAATCTTATTTAAGGCTAATGGAATTATATTTGTTAATGAACCAATTGTTATATATAACAGAGATACAACAAATGGTTTCTCAAAAAGCTTAGATTATTCTTATGATAAACTCAAAATATTAATAAAAGTTTATACTTATTGTTATGAGTTATTTAAGAAAGAATTACCCGAAGCTTGTCATATTTTATTAGATGATGTTAATTATATTACTAAATATGTATTAAATACCACACTTGATAGGGATGAATTTAAGAATTTTGTAGAAGATTTACATGTATTCTTTAAAGAGTATGTCTCAAATAATAAAACACGAAAAAATCATAAATATCATAAAATAATAAAACACATTGCAAATAATGATTATACTAATGCATACTATGAATATATTGATTTTAGAAATGAAAAACTCATATTTAAGACAAATCCAATAGAAAAACCTAGAAAAGACATATATAGTAAAGATTTTGATGATATTCTTGTATCTGTAATAATTCCAGTGTATAATGGTGAAAGATATCTTAACAGTTGTTTAAATAGTATACATGATCAGAGTCTTAAAAATATGGAAATTATTTGTATTGATGACAATTCAACAGATAACTCTCTTAACATATTAAAACAACATTCTAAAATTGATAAACGTATGCGTGTTATTCATATAAAGGAAAATCATGGAGTTAGTGCAACAAGAAATATTGGAATAAAATATGCAAAAGGTAAGTACCTTACTTTTGTTGACTGTGATGACTGGCTAGATAGTATGGCATTAGATACTGCTACAAAAATATCCCAAGAAAATAATCTCGACATTTTCTTCTTTAATAGAACATTATACACTAAAAAAGAGTCAAAAATTGAGAATAAAAATGATACTATCTATGATTATCTAAAAGAATATGAAAATAAACTTATTAAAAATACTAATATTGATTTATCAGTTTTATTTAAAAATTATTCTAGTGCTACAGGTAAACTATACTTAACATCATTTATTAAAAATAACAGTATTAGATTTAATCCAAGAAGAACTTACTGTGATAATTTATTTTCAATAATCACATTTTTAAAAGCTAAAAATGTGAAAATAACAGTGAACAGTTATTATAATCAAAGAATACATGAAAAAACATATGATGCATGTAGAGATAATACAATGTGTGATAATATTTCCATGCTTAAGGATATGTTAAATATATTTAGACAAGTAACACCATTATATGAAGCATATCATGAAAAATTCTATAATTATATGATGGATATTTTAAGAAAAACATTATATAAAATAGATTCACAATATATGCTAGAATATTTTAAATCTACACAAGAGTTTATAGGAGAATGTATTGGAAAAAATCATCTTGATAAGGATATTATACAGTCACTTAATAAGAATAACCTACTCTACTACACATATATTAAAGAATCAATTGATAAACCTGATAAAAGTAGGATAACCATACCAATATCCATAGTAATATATGCTAGAAATATGTTAGAGAAGGAAATATTTGAAGTTATTCATAATATAGCAGAACAAACCTTTGAATTTCCTTTATTAAGACTTGTATTTATTGATAATAATTCAAAAATTACTGATACAATGAATATTAAGAAGTACTCAAAGATATTTCCTAATATAGAATATATTAGAACAAATAGAGATTATGATGAAACACAACTATATAATATAATTCCAAACTATATTACAACACCATATGTTATGTTTTTAAATCCAGAATTATTCTATGTTAACACTGCTATAAAAAACATGTTTAGATCTATACGTAAGGATAATATGAATATGATTTCAGGTATTGTTGAAAAAAGTGATACTATTTACAACACACTTCTTTGGACAAAGCTCTTTAAAACAAAGTATTTAGATGATAATGTTAATTTCTATGAAGATAAAAATCATATGATAAATGTAGAATATAATATCAATGATAAAAAGGGCATTATTAATACAAATATTCCCATAATAAAATCAGAATAA
- a CDS encoding glycosyltransferase family 2 protein: protein MNSNTKTEDNPPKNDSIDVSIIIPAYNSDKYIEKCLNTARKQTLKNIEIICIDDASTDKTLEIINNHVRFDKRVCVFTNTTNLGPGASRNIGIKHARGKYITFLDADDWLDENTLECVLKKSEENNLDLLLFKLINMNNITKLLYKTETYSMNFLEKYYNRVFNHDDISANILFKIPVTAPGKLYLRSFLLENNIKFNETTMYEDNPFFIKTFLKARRVSVVDEYFYKRRVHSDSLTSNTKKDMMDIHNVLDEIFSILKSNDSYYMKYKLSFYDFMIHTLLNRFQKIDNEFKNDFFNKTKSLIEKYIVEYDLNDDIKYNLSKNNLRTYNLIVKSMNSENNIIKDIQENISLNTPIASIVYCDDITVSRLNEILNSFINQTMGFSYLDIIFISSTKRLKDVQKLLKIYDKTYYNIHYIQLEEDMSLLDIYSIGINMTDCSYITLLDKNHVYKDHVLKNLFRNMKENEYNMAHTNINDYNKKYMDLEIWNKMFTKKFLVDNQNIFFKTEKNTYLINPLVYLKKGIMEPENLNQMALVYDMLKYCETNKNEFIKQIDFMMDILQSNFKKIEHTYKNSCFIQIQAIVECCIIKYELNDIIIKNISKEHREFYNYVISSLKSKNYPITKLQKNIIPNRPVTVVVKCDKYSIDKINRVVSNLINQSFGFSFIEVLFVIEYASKNSDVEHVIKNYTKIYPNIEYMVVDNNLDEDKLYNKLIDDIDTQFVMFYNKKYSYIPNTIKYIFRTVRKGNMHVASGIIEDSGDDGSNELIWTKIFKIKFLKEANIKFYMKENDIFVEKRMYNRKGIVNVPIIILKKE, encoded by the coding sequence ATGAATTCTAATACTAAAACAGAAGATAATCCACCAAAAAATGATTCTATTGATGTTTCAATAATTATTCCTGCATATAATAGTGATAAATACATTGAAAAATGTTTAAATACTGCACGAAAACAAACACTGAAAAATATAGAAATTATATGTATTGATGATGCATCTACAGATAAGACCTTGGAAATAATTAACAATCATGTACGTTTTGATAAACGTGTATGTGTATTTACCAATACTACCAATCTTGGTCCTGGAGCTTCTAGAAATATTGGAATAAAACATGCAAGAGGAAAATACATTACATTTCTTGATGCTGATGACTGGCTAGATGAAAATACATTGGAATGTGTATTGAAAAAATCTGAAGAGAATAATCTTGACTTATTATTATTTAAACTTATTAACATGAACAATATTACAAAGTTATTATATAAAACAGAAACTTATTCTATGAATTTCTTGGAAAAATATTATAATAGAGTTTTTAATCATGATGATATCTCTGCAAATATACTTTTTAAAATACCTGTAACTGCTCCAGGTAAGTTATATTTAAGATCTTTTTTATTGGAAAATAATATTAAATTCAATGAAACTACAATGTATGAAGATAATCCTTTTTTTATTAAAACATTTTTAAAAGCAAGACGTGTATCTGTTGTTGATGAATATTTCTATAAAAGACGTGTACATTCAGATTCATTAACAAGCAATACAAAAAAAGACATGATGGATATTCATAATGTTTTAGATGAAATTTTTTCAATTTTAAAAAGTAATGATTCCTATTATATGAAATACAAGTTATCCTTCTATGATTTTATGATTCATACTCTTCTAAATAGATTTCAGAAAATTGATAATGAATTTAAGAATGATTTCTTTAATAAAACAAAGAGTCTTATTGAAAAATACATAGTTGAATATGATTTAAATGATGATATTAAATATAATTTAAGTAAAAATAATCTAAGAACATATAATTTAATAGTTAAATCTATGAATTCAGAAAATAATATTATTAAAGACATACAGGAGAACATTTCCCTAAATACTCCAATTGCTTCAATTGTTTACTGTGATGATATTACAGTTAGTAGATTAAATGAAATTTTAAATTCATTTATTAATCAGACAATGGGATTTTCATATTTAGATATTATTTTCATATCATCCACTAAAAGATTAAAGGATGTTCAAAAGTTACTTAAAATATATGATAAAACATACTACAACATCCATTATATTCAACTAGAAGAGGATATGTCATTATTGGATATTTATTCTATTGGTATTAATATGACAGATTGTTCATATATTACATTACTTGATAAAAATCATGTATATAAGGATCATGTTTTAAAGAATTTATTTAGAAACATGAAAGAAAATGAATACAACATGGCCCATACTAATATAAATGATTATAATAAGAAATATATGGATCTTGAAATATGGAATAAGATGTTTACAAAAAAATTCCTAGTAGATAATCAGAATATTTTCTTTAAAACAGAAAAAAACACCTATCTAATTAATCCACTAGTATATCTTAAAAAAGGTATTATGGAACCTGAGAATTTAAATCAAATGGCTCTAGTATATGATATGCTTAAGTATTGTGAAACAAATAAAAATGAATTTATAAAACAAATAGATTTTATGATGGACATACTACAATCTAACTTTAAAAAGATTGAACACACATATAAGAATTCATGCTTTATTCAGATACAAGCTATTGTTGAATGTTGTATTATTAAATATGAACTCAATGATATTATAATTAAAAATATTAGTAAAGAACACAGGGAATTCTATAATTATGTTATCTCCTCTCTTAAAAGTAAGAATTATCCTATAACTAAACTACAAAAGAATATTATTCCAAATAGGCCTGTGACTGTTGTTGTTAAATGTGATAAATATAGTATTGATAAAATAAATAGAGTAGTTTCTAATTTAATAAATCAAAGTTTTGGATTTTCTTTTATTGAAGTGTTGTTTGTTATTGAGTATGCATCGAAGAATAGTGATGTAGAACATGTTATTAAGAATTATACAAAGATATATCCAAATATTGAGTACATGGTAGTTGATAATAATTTAGATGAAGATAAACTATATAATAAATTAATAGATGATATTGACACACAGTTTGTGATGTTTTATAATAAAAAATATTCATACATACCAAATACCATAAAATATATTTTCAGAACTGTACGTAAGGGTAATATGCATGTTGCATCAGGTATTATTGAAGATAGTGGTGATGATGGTTCTAATGAGTTAATATGGACAAAGATATTTAAGATTAAATTCTTAAAAGAAGCAAATATTAAGTTTTATATGAAAGAAAATGATATTTTTGTTGAAAAGAGGATGTATAATAGAAAGGGAATAGTGAATGTTCCAATTATAATACTTAAAAAAGAGTGA
- the nth gene encoding endonuclease III domain-containing protein — translation MKGNYTVDEIKFIVDKLEEIFTRRTFLEQTPYEVLIRTILSQRTRDENTDKATENLFNVYHTMEEIADAPVDDIANLVRQAGFYNVKAARIKEVSNILLEEYDGVVPDTLEELLKLPGVGRKTANCVLVFGFQKDAIPVDVHVHRISNRLGLVHTDKPEDTEEVLREIVPQEYWLPINDLMVQFGQNICKPINPQHIECPFTDLCQLYKSELDI, via the coding sequence ATGAAGGGTAATTATACTGTTGATGAAATTAAATTTATTGTTGATAAACTTGAGGAAATATTTACTCGCAGAACTTTTCTTGAACAAACACCATATGAAGTTCTCATAAGAACTATTTTATCCCAGAGAACAAGGGATGAAAATACTGATAAAGCTACAGAAAATTTATTCAATGTGTATCATACCATGGAAGAAATAGCAGATGCTCCTGTTGATGATATTGCTAATCTTGTAAGACAGGCAGGATTTTATAATGTTAAAGCTGCACGTATCAAGGAAGTATCTAATATTTTATTAGAGGAATATGATGGTGTTGTTCCAGATACTCTTGAAGAATTACTTAAATTACCTGGTGTTGGACGTAAAACTGCTAACTGTGTTTTAGTATTTGGTTTTCAGAAGGATGCTATTCCTGTTGATGTTCATGTTCATAGAATATCCAATAGACTCGGTCTTGTTCATACAGATAAACCAGAAGATACAGAAGAGGTTTTAAGAGAGATTGTTCCACAGGAATATTGGCTTCCAATTAATGATTTAATGGTTCAGTTTGGTCAAAATATTTGTAAGCCTATTAATCCCCAACATATTGAATGTCCTTTCACAGATTTATGCCAGTTATATAAATCTGAATTGGATATTTAA
- the aroA gene encoding 3-phosphoshikimate 1-carboxyvinyltransferase has translation MDLQVEKINKISGVIKAPASKSYSHRAFIAAALAEGQSILRDPLYSADTIATLEACEQLGALFQRYPDKCIVQGTAGYIRTPENIIDVKNSGTSVRILSSVAAIAPRANYTIFTGDESLRKRPMQDLIDALENLGVQISSSQSNGTPPIIVKGGFEGGQTDIKGDVSSQFISSIIMAAPYSKKPVTLNVKGTFVSKPYVNMTLSVISKFGIDFEYDTTNIPEYSSYYIEPQKYEATDYTIEGDYSSASYILAAAAMLPSNLTVKNLYKDSMQGDKIIIDIIKKMGAEVTVDDDQIHIESDGNLKAFDINLEDAPDLLPTISILMAQAEGVSKITGVEHARFKETDRVHNCAVELENVGVDVEELQDGLIIKGNPTGGYVDSHMDHRMVMAFYVLGLKIGNIIIKDASCYDISFPNFLEVMHTISEE, from the coding sequence ATGGATTTACAAGTTGAAAAAATAAATAAAATTTCTGGAGTTATAAAGGCTCCAGCTTCAAAAAGTTATTCACACAGAGCATTTATAGCAGCTGCACTAGCAGAAGGTCAATCAATACTAAGAGATCCCCTATATTCAGCAGATACTATAGCTACATTAGAAGCATGTGAACAATTAGGAGCATTATTTCAAAGATATCCTGATAAATGTATTGTACAAGGTACTGCAGGATATATAAGAACACCAGAAAATATAATTGATGTTAAAAATTCTGGTACTAGTGTTAGAATACTAAGTAGTGTTGCAGCAATAGCACCCAGAGCAAATTACACAATATTTACTGGTGATGAATCACTAAGAAAAAGACCAATGCAAGACTTAATTGATGCACTAGAAAATCTTGGAGTTCAAATATCATCATCACAAAGTAATGGAACTCCTCCAATCATTGTTAAAGGTGGATTTGAAGGTGGTCAGACAGATATTAAGGGTGATGTTAGTAGTCAATTTATATCATCAATTATTATGGCTGCACCATATTCTAAAAAGCCTGTAACCCTTAATGTAAAGGGAACATTTGTATCTAAACCATATGTTAACATGACACTGTCTGTTATAAGTAAGTTTGGTATAGATTTTGAATATGATACAACCAATATTCCAGAGTATTCATCATACTATATTGAACCACAGAAATATGAAGCTACTGATTATACTATTGAGGGAGATTATTCCTCTGCATCATACATATTAGCAGCAGCTGCAATGCTTCCATCAAATCTAACTGTTAAAAATCTTTATAAGGATTCTATGCAGGGAGATAAGATAATCATAGATATTATTAAGAAAATGGGAGCTGAAGTTACAGTGGATGATGATCAAATACATATTGAAAGTGATGGTAATCTTAAAGCATTTGATATTAATCTAGAAGATGCGCCAGATTTACTTCCTACAATATCTATTCTCATGGCACAAGCTGAAGGTGTATCTAAAATAACTGGAGTTGAACATGCACGATTTAAAGAAACAGATAGAGTTCATAACTGTGCTGTTGAACTTGAAAATGTTGGTGTGGATGTTGAAGAACTACAGGATGGACTTATTATAAAAGGTAATCCTACTGGTGGTTATGTTGACTCCCACATGGATCATAGAATGGTAATGGCATTTTATGTTCTTGGACTTAAAATTGGAAATATTATTATTAAAGATGCAAGTTGCTATGATATTTCATTCCCAAACTTTTTAGAAGTAATGCATACAATTTCAGAAGAATAA
- a CDS encoding valine--tRNA ligase: MKSNDIPKDYDHTKEEELQDLWQKDNTYRFIGDGTKPTYIIDTPPPYPTGKLHMGHVLNWVYMDIIARYKRMNNFDVLFPQGWDCHGLPTEVKVEEIHNIKKNDVSRETFRDYCIDLTHENIEKMRLQMRKMGYSQDWDHEYITMLPENKKRTQLSFLKLYNQDMIYQDIHPINWCPRCETAIAFAEVEYSDNTTKLNYINFPAADGSGNATIATTRPELLCACVAVVVHPDDERYKNLHGKTVKLPIYGREVKIITDATVDLEYGTGVVMICTFGDKTDVEWVTRYNLDIINAIDEKGEMLPVAGKYAGMTIKECRSSIIEDLKEESYLIKQEDVDQNVGLCWRCKTPIEIMTKKQWFVAANKMNEDIVEQAKSMRWVPGHMYQRLENWAHSMDWDWCISRQRIFATPIPVWYCDDCHKVVLPSVEQLPVDPTIDKPDHSCSCGCNSFTPEEDVLDTWMDSSITPLTIANWPNEGWENVYPATLRPQGHDIIRTWAFYTILRCYALTGEKPFDEIVVNGMVFGEDGHKMSKSLGNVIAPEEVIEEYGADALRLWSANSVPGADVPFGWKDIKHAYKFLRKFWNAFRFISMHLDENVSDNLSENNIIDKWILSKLNRLNQTVTQAFEEYNFATAEQAIYDFVWHDFCDEYIEAVKYRLYEDIDSTNDAKYTLKTVIETTLALMAPITPFFADTVNQYLGNDSMALHQGGWPELNDELINDDVEIVGSYAIDIIDELRRYKSSKGIPLNQPLNTVNIYTTDVEKVELTIEDIKNTNKVDNITVVNGKPDLHEKVLAIEPVMSKVGPEFKQDAKKIIDYISNNNPEEIAKTLDEKGEVQVDNVAFTNEHITVVDSELVSKTGEVVDILKTEKYNILLEVQQ; this comes from the coding sequence ATGAAAAGTAATGACATTCCAAAGGATTATGATCATACTAAAGAAGAAGAATTACAAGATTTATGGCAAAAGGATAACACTTATCGTTTTATAGGTGATGGTACTAAACCAACATATATTATTGATACACCACCACCATATCCAACAGGTAAACTTCACATGGGACACGTCTTAAACTGGGTTTACATGGATATTATTGCAAGGTATAAACGTATGAATAATTTTGATGTGTTATTCCCACAGGGATGGGATTGTCATGGTCTTCCTACAGAAGTTAAAGTTGAAGAAATTCATAATATTAAGAAGAATGATGTTTCTCGTGAAACATTTAGGGATTACTGTATAGATTTAACACATGAAAATATTGAGAAAATGAGACTTCAAATGCGTAAAATGGGATATTCTCAAGACTGGGATCATGAATATATTACAATGCTTCCAGAAAACAAGAAAAGAACACAGTTATCATTTCTTAAATTATATAATCAAGATATGATTTATCAAGATATTCATCCTATTAATTGGTGTCCTCGTTGTGAAACAGCTATTGCATTTGCAGAGGTAGAATACTCTGATAATACTACTAAATTAAATTATATTAATTTCCCAGCTGCTGATGGTTCAGGTAATGCTACAATTGCTACTACAAGACCGGAATTATTATGTGCATGTGTTGCTGTAGTTGTACATCCTGATGATGAACGATACAAAAATCTTCATGGAAAAACTGTGAAACTTCCTATATATGGAAGAGAAGTTAAAATTATTACCGATGCCACTGTAGATTTAGAGTATGGTACTGGTGTGGTAATGATTTGTACCTTTGGGGATAAAACTGATGTTGAATGGGTTACACGTTATAATCTTGACATAATCAATGCTATTGATGAAAAAGGTGAAATGTTACCTGTAGCTGGTAAATATGCTGGAATGACTATTAAGGAATGTCGTAGCAGTATTATTGAAGATTTAAAAGAAGAAAGTTATCTTATAAAACAAGAAGATGTGGACCAGAATGTTGGTTTATGTTGGAGATGTAAAACACCTATTGAAATAATGACTAAAAAACAATGGTTTGTTGCAGCAAATAAGATGAATGAGGATATTGTTGAACAAGCAAAAAGTATGAGATGGGTACCAGGTCATATGTATCAAAGACTTGAAAACTGGGCTCATTCCATGGATTGGGATTGGTGTATTTCAAGACAAAGAATCTTTGCAACACCTATACCTGTATGGTATTGTGATGATTGTCATAAGGTTGTACTTCCAAGTGTTGAACAATTACCAGTAGATCCTACAATAGATAAACCAGACCACTCTTGTAGTTGTGGTTGTAATAGTTTCACACCAGAAGAAGATGTTCTTGATACATGGATGGATAGTTCCATAACACCTCTTACAATAGCCAATTGGCCAAATGAAGGTTGGGAAAATGTTTATCCTGCAACTTTAAGACCACAAGGTCATGATATTATTAGAACTTGGGCATTTTACACTATTCTTAGATGTTATGCTCTTACTGGAGAAAAACCATTTGATGAAATCGTAGTTAATGGTATGGTATTTGGTGAAGATGGTCATAAAATGAGTAAATCTCTTGGAAATGTTATTGCTCCAGAGGAAGTTATTGAGGAATATGGTGCAGATGCTCTTAGATTATGGTCTGCTAATAGTGTTCCTGGTGCAGATGTTCCATTTGGTTGGAAGGATATTAAGCATGCATATAAATTCCTCCGTAAATTCTGGAATGCATTTAGATTTATTAGTATGCATTTAGATGAAAATGTGTCTGATAATTTATCTGAAAATAATATTATTGATAAATGGATTTTATCAAAACTTAACAGATTAAATCAGACAGTTACACAAGCATTTGAGGAATATAATTTTGCTACAGCTGAACAGGCAATATATGACTTTGTATGGCATGATTTCTGTGATGAATATATTGAAGCTGTAAAATACAGATTATATGAAGATATTGACTCTACAAATGATGCTAAATATACTCTTAAAACAGTTATTGAAACTACACTTGCACTTATGGCTCCAATAACTCCATTCTTTGCTGATACTGTAAATCAATACCTGGGTAATGATTCCATGGCCCTACATCAAGGTGGATGGCCAGAACTCAATGATGAATTAATTAATGATGATGTTGAAATTGTAGGTAGTTATGCTATTGATATTATTGATGAACTTAGAAGATACAAGTCATCAAAAGGAATACCATTAAATCAACCATTAAATACTGTTAACATATACACTACTGATGTTGAAAAGGTAGAACTTACAATTGAAGATATTAAAAACACAAATAAGGTGGATAATATCACAGTTGTTAATGGTAAACCTGATTTACATGAAAAAGTACTTGCAATTGAACCTGTTATGAGTAAAGTTGGACCAGAATTTAAACAGGATGCTAAGAAAATCATAGATTATATATCAAACAATAATCCAGAAGAAATAGCAAAAACATTAGATGAAAAAGGTGAAGTTCAAGTTGATAATGTTGCATTTACAAATGAACACATTACAGTAGTAGATTCTGAACTTGTTAGTAAAACAGGAGAAGTTGTTGATATACTAAAAACTGAGAAATATAATATTCTCCTTGAAGTTCAACAATAA